A genomic region of Pogona vitticeps strain Pit_001003342236 chromosome 15, PviZW2.1, whole genome shotgun sequence contains the following coding sequences:
- the CDC42EP2 gene encoding cdc42 effector protein 2: MSATKVPIYLKRGSRRGKKEKLRDILSSDMISPPLGDFRHTIHIGSGGENDMFGDISFLQGKFHLLPRSESSLGPEENDRYVVPFEFSRTATISGYDPPPLDIPSPLLKNAISLPVIGGLQALTLPAAQAPPKPPRLHLDDKGPAVPRRPDPPKEGRTVESEAGPPEAPLNGLGVGDNEDEPAISHAGSLLSLHMDLGPSILDDVLQVMDRHQMGDRSAPFQDSSRQQIPT, translated from the coding sequence ATGTCCGCCACCAAAGTGCCCATCTATCTCAAGAGGGGAAGCcggagagggaagaaggaaaaactcCGCGACATCCTCTCTTCCGACATGATCAGCCCGCCCCTGGGAGACTTCCGGCACACCATCCACATCGGGAGCGGCGGCGAGAACGACATGTTTGGCGACATTTCTTTCCTCCAAGGGAAATTCCACCTCCTGCCGCGGTCGGAGAGCAGCCTGGGTCCCGAAGAGAACGACCGCTACGTGGTGCCTTTCGAGTTCTCGCGGACGGCCACCATCTCGGGGTACGACCCACCCCCTCTGGACATCCCGTCTCCCCTTCTGAAGAACGCCATCTCCCTCCCGGTCATCGGCGGCCTGCAGGCGCTAACTTTGCCAGCGGCTCAAGCCCCACCTAAACCACCCCGTCTCCACCTTGACGACAAGGGGCCGGCGGTTCCACGGAGGCCGGACCCGCCGAAAGAGGGGAGGACTGTGGAGTCCGAGGCCGGACCCCCGGAGGCCCCTCTGAACGGGCTGGGAGTGGGAGACAACGAGGACGAGCCTGCCATCTCCCACGCCGGCTCTCTGCTCTCCCTCCACATGGACTTGGGCCCCTCGATCTTGGACGACGTTCTCCAGGTGATGGACAGGCATCAGATGGGGGACAGGAGCGCTCCCTTCCAGGATTCCAGCAGGCAGCAGATCCCAACGTGA